Proteins encoded within one genomic window of Megalobrama amblycephala isolate DHTTF-2021 unplaced genomic scaffold, ASM1881202v1 scaffold230, whole genome shotgun sequence:
- the LOC125261003 gene encoding LOW QUALITY PROTEIN: cadherin-like protein 26 (The sequence of the model RefSeq protein was modified relative to this genomic sequence to represent the inferred CDS: deleted 5 bases in 4 codons) — protein sequence MKTLPFSLLVVLFAWTVCVLADSGRIRQKRAWIIDSFNIEEESPGPFPYKLGQIELDRSYLVKFELQGQGVDKEPKVFSRLMIKVMFQYWRKLDYENSQGIKILNLKFEAINKSNNEVDTRLGVEIKILDINDHAPKFQKSVYQVTVDESHDQGKDVLTVLAFDEDDSSTNNGTFDFTIKSITPKTDNVEFYIQQQKESGTVYFRGCLDYEKAQKYTILVEAKDKGEKIQLSSTSTLEINISDNNNNLPEFSGKTGPGKVKERETGVEVLRLQVTDKDIRGSKAWKAKYTIYGDKKEQFKIETDPVTNEGILTVVKQLDYEEQTYQNLSISVQNEILYFSCKVKKQVKNALWELDKKPQNSGMSDANLYNTILVTIYVEDVNDPPVFIPPVKNVSVMENIAVGTSLTTFTAKDMDGSHINTFKFVKGEDIAGWITVDANTGQVSTNKILDRESPFVINSTYRATLYAVDDGFPPLTGTGTLFIHLNDENDNVPVLEVNTVNMCLDTQPTIASITAVDLDLPPYSSPFYYELLGNVKDKWRVDPVYGTTVSLVKEHSVYSGHHQFQIKISDQQGLYSIQNLSVTVCDCSIAPNCHVKMARKAQMGPVAAWMVILAVLFFIAFCLMALLISCKAEKKMIEIDEGFGHLIKTNTENPGTDCLVPSSKGIYKTDSFNVNASINVSTKIKSSQKVTSQTVMQAVSQAPQPFYDGQMFKRSIYRSSTRGRNREHFQQRASIRSSFRSTFSYKVNAPYPRDKLADLINKKLLALQTQEFVVYEPHWYADEGQDTANSELDAISISENDFHPEMLRNLDNRFSQLAIISRPDLMRR from the exons GTTCTCAAGATTGATGATAAAGGTTATGTTTCAGTATTGGAGAAAGTTGGACTATGAAAATTCACAAGGTATTAAAATTCTCAAT TTGAAATTTGAAGCAATAAAT AAATCCAATAATGAAGTGGATACAAGGCTCGGGGTTGAGATTAAAATATTGGACATAAATGATCATGCCCCAAAATTTCAGAAGTCC GTCTATCAAGTGACTGTGGACGAGTCACATGATCAAG GTAAAGATGTACTGACAGTACTGGCATTTGATGAAGATGATTCAAGTACAAACAATGGAACATTTGATTTCACAATCAAGTCTATCACACCAAAAACAGATAATGTTGAATTCTATATTCAACAG CAAAAAGAATCTGGGACAGTTTATTTTAGGGGGTGTTTGGACTATGAG AAAGCTCAAAAATATACAATTTTGGTTGAAGCAAAGgacaaaggggaaaaaatacagCTCTCAAGTACAAGTACACTGGAAATCAATATTTCGGACAATAACAACAATCTTCCAGAGTTCTCCGGCAAAACA GGACCTGGGAAGGTCAAGGAGCGAGAAACTGGGGTTGAAGTTCTGCGACTGCAAGTAACAGACAAAGACATCCGTGGTTCAAAAGCTTGGAAAGCCAAATACACTATCTACGGAGATAAAAAAGAGCAGTTCAAAATTGAAACAGACCCTGTTACAAATGAAGGGATTTTAACAGTTGTTAAG CAACTGGACTATGAGGAGCAAACATACCAAAATCTATCCATCAGTGTGCAGAATGAAATTCTTTACTTCTCATGTAAGGTCAAAAAGCAAGTAAAGAATGCCTTGTGGGAGCTTGACAAAAAGCCCCAAAACTCTGGTATGAGTGATGCAAACCTCTATAATACCATTCTAGTGACCATTTATGTTGAAGATGTCAATGACCCTCCGGTATTTATACCTCCTGTTAAAAACGTTTCTGTAATGGAGAACATAGCTGTAGGAACAAGTCTAACAACCTTCACTGCTAAAGACATGGATGGAAGccatataaacacatttaa ATTTGTTAAAGGTGAAGATATTGCTGGATGGATAACTGTTGATGCAAACACTGGACAAGTTTCCACAAATAAAATTCTGGACAGAGAGTCACCATTTGTGATAAACAGCACCTATAGAGCAACCCTATATGCTGTGGATGATg GTTTCCCACCACTGACAGGCACCGGAACTCTATTTATTCACCTGAATGATGAAAATGATAACGTACCAGTGCTGGAAGTGAACACAGTCAACATGTGCCTGGATACACAGCCCACAATAGCCAGCATCACTGCTGTAGACCTGGACCTTCCTCCATACAGTTCACCTTTCTACTATGAGCTTTTAGGAAATGTTAAGGACAAATGGAGGGTTGACCCAGTCTATG GCACAACAGTGAGTCTTGTAAAAGAACACAGTGTGTATTCAGGTCATCACCAGTTCCAGATAAAAATATCAGACCAGCAGGGATTGTACTCCATCCAAAACCTGTCGGTCACAGTGTGCGACTGCTCTATAGCTCCCAACTGCCATGTCAAGATGGCTCGGAAGGCTCAGATGGGACCTGTTGCAGCCTGGATGGTTATACTTGCAGTTCTGTTCTTTATAG cattttgCTTGATGGCCCTTCTGATCTCCTGCAAGGCAGAGAAAAAAATGATTGAAATAGATGAGGGCTTTGGTCATCTCATCAAAACAAATACAGAAAATCCAGGAACAGactgtttg GTTCCTTCCAGTAAAGGCATTTACAAAACAGATTCTTTCAACGTAAATGCCAGCATAAATGTgtctacaaaaataaaatcaagcCAGAAGGTCACATCACAAACT GTGATGCAGGCAGTTTCACAGGCTCCACAGCCATTCTACGATGGCCAGATGTTCAAACGCTCAATATACAGG AGTTCCACAAGAGGGAGAAACAGAGAACATTTCCAA CAGCGAGCGAGTATCAGATCAAGTTTTAGAAGTACCTTTTCTTACAAGGTCAATGCGCCTTACCCGAGAGACAAGCTTGCTGATCTCATCAACAAG AAATTACTTGCTCTCCAAACCCAGGAGTTTGTTGTTTATGAGCCGCACTGGTACGCAGATGAAGGACAAGATACAGCCAATTCCGAACTGGATGCAATCTCTATTTCAGAGAATGATTTTCATCCAGAGATGCTTAGAAATCTGGACAACAGGTTCAGTCAACTAGCAATCATTTCCAGACCTGACCTGATGAGAAGGTGA